A region from the Arthrobacter roseus genome encodes:
- a CDS encoding BTAD domain-containing putative transcriptional regulator, giving the protein MSKLGIRVLGPISVEHAGSQLPLAKAQHREILGILIATHGRTVSTGRLIEELWEDAPAGAIGAIRTFIGEIRRILEPERRPRSSSAILVTTGDGYVLKPASITVDLSRAEQGIRAAEGAVNPETRESLLTAALEEWRGQAFEEFSARPWAKNERAWIAELRAGAVEDLAETRLGLGRPGGAIVLLDTQVGVHPWREESWRLLALTLYRSARQGDALAVLSQARSTLFHHLELEPSIRLTELEGAIRRHDPSLDINEDGQSILVRTANATARTGARSQFESVTLLLPLLAVSGSVQFAAEQRISAITAAEQFGDSELAARVIGGFEVPGSWTRSDDPAQSVLIVEAALRTVSTLPPEASDRLRARLLATIAMESRGTVNRLAEAVAAERIARRLSDASLLCFALSARYLQTFGTTGQASSRERIGAEITAIAVGAELPTFEIEGRLIRMQAFCALDDIGAASEEADRIDVLAVRFSRPSRLSSPVGFGGPSPVAPHPLKEKRCPASGWGYPNWRSEDAMKALDTVPDPPQDLMLEVSWFLIGVAAIDTGNRDAGRRAYDALLPAADERAGGSGAVDLGSISDLIDELNQFCTTNDQH; this is encoded by the coding sequence GTGAGCAAGCTTGGAATCCGCGTCCTCGGTCCGATCAGCGTGGAGCACGCTGGCAGTCAGCTGCCTCTCGCCAAAGCACAACACCGTGAGATCCTCGGGATACTGATAGCCACCCACGGCAGAACGGTGTCCACAGGCCGACTTATCGAAGAGTTGTGGGAGGACGCTCCTGCCGGCGCGATCGGTGCCATCCGCACCTTTATCGGTGAAATTCGAAGAATTCTTGAACCGGAGCGTCGTCCCCGCTCGTCCTCGGCAATTCTTGTCACGACAGGCGACGGTTATGTACTCAAACCCGCATCGATCACAGTCGATCTCAGTCGGGCCGAGCAAGGAATTCGTGCGGCAGAAGGAGCGGTGAACCCGGAAACGCGCGAATCGCTGTTGACTGCCGCGTTGGAGGAGTGGCGTGGGCAAGCCTTCGAGGAGTTCAGCGCGCGCCCATGGGCCAAAAATGAAAGGGCATGGATAGCTGAACTCCGTGCGGGCGCAGTCGAGGACTTGGCCGAAACCCGGCTTGGACTAGGACGGCCGGGGGGCGCAATCGTGCTACTCGATACTCAAGTTGGCGTCCATCCTTGGCGAGAGGAAAGCTGGCGGTTGCTCGCACTCACTCTCTACCGGTCCGCACGCCAGGGAGACGCCCTCGCCGTCCTATCTCAAGCCCGCTCCACGTTGTTCCATCATCTCGAACTGGAGCCAAGTATTAGGCTGACGGAGCTCGAGGGCGCCATCAGGCGTCATGATCCTTCGCTTGACATCAACGAAGACGGCCAGTCGATCCTGGTGCGAACCGCTAACGCCACTGCCCGAACTGGGGCGCGTTCCCAGTTCGAAAGCGTGACGCTTCTCTTGCCTCTACTGGCGGTATCGGGCTCGGTGCAGTTCGCGGCCGAACAACGAATCTCCGCCATTACCGCTGCCGAACAGTTTGGTGACTCAGAACTGGCCGCGCGCGTCATCGGCGGGTTCGAGGTACCCGGTAGCTGGACTCGATCAGATGATCCGGCCCAGTCAGTGTTGATCGTCGAAGCAGCCTTACGGACTGTCTCCACACTTCCACCTGAGGCCTCGGATCGGTTGCGGGCACGGCTTCTGGCCACCATAGCCATGGAATCCCGGGGTACCGTCAACCGACTCGCTGAGGCCGTCGCAGCAGAAAGAATCGCCCGGCGCCTGAGCGACGCCTCGCTCCTGTGCTTCGCGCTCAGCGCACGCTATCTTCAAACGTTTGGGACGACAGGGCAAGCAAGTTCAAGAGAAAGGATCGGTGCAGAGATCACTGCCATAGCCGTGGGAGCGGAGCTGCCGACTTTCGAAATTGAGGGGCGTCTGATCAGGATGCAGGCGTTCTGCGCCCTCGACGACATTGGCGCAGCCTCAGAGGAGGCCGACCGTATCGACGTACTTGCCGTACGTTTCTCCCGCCCCTCGCGTCTGTCTTCACCGGTTGGTTTCGGTGGACCTTCACCGGTGGCTCCACACCCCTTGAAGGAGAAGAGATGCCCGGCTTCAGGATGGGGCTACCCGAACTGGCGCTCCGAGGATGCCATGAAAGCTCTCGACACGGTTCCAGACCCACCCCAGGATCTGATGCTGGAAGTATCGTGGTTCCTCATCGGCGTTGCTGCCATCGACACCGGCAACCGGGATGCTGGAAGGCGGGCGTACGACGCTCTTCTACCGGCGGCAGACGAGCGCGCAGGGGGCAGTGGGGCGGTGGACCTCGGATCAATCTCAGATCTGATCGACGAACTCAATCAGTTCTGCACCACCAACGATCAGCACTAA
- a CDS encoding M23 family metallopeptidase: MSPADGRVLFVGTVVDRPVITVDHGNGVLSSFEPALAIVSEGDVVVAGKRLGAIGAGGHCESACLHWGVRVDSKYVDPLDFIRDRRPSILLPLPR, from the coding sequence GTGTCCCCGGCTGACGGTCGCGTCCTGTTCGTCGGCACCGTCGTCGACCGTCCCGTGATCACAGTGGATCATGGGAACGGAGTACTAAGCAGCTTTGAGCCAGCATTGGCTATTGTCAGCGAGGGCGACGTCGTCGTTGCCGGAAAACGGCTAGGGGCCATAGGTGCCGGAGGTCACTGTGAGTCAGCCTGCCTCCACTGGGGAGTGAGGGTTGACAGTAAGTATGTGGACCCGTTGGATTTCATCAGAGACCGGCGGCCGTCCATCCTGCTCCCCCTCCCGCGGTAG
- a CDS encoding DMT family transporter produces MVWLAIGCALLGAVFLAFGAQRQGSAVRASSGGLALTSSGFLRLLRNPRWVLGLLLLGVGMALNIVALATASLTVVQPIGAIALVITTVVNSRELGLRLNRITVVAITACVAGSATFVVLAVNVTRSNASVSGSEEVTTVLLVGCAVALFGTLALSFRFRLGAFGYIFGAGVLFGFVAVLTKIIATHLLDPNGRFLLNVPIYSVFAIAAAAALGSWFVQSAYSSGPPDLVIAGLTVIDPIVGIAVGMAVLGELQPEVQPVTAVAMGAAAIVAIVGVIALSRHHPDVLQRRNERRRQ; encoded by the coding sequence ATGGTGTGGTTGGCTATTGGCTGTGCGCTCCTTGGTGCAGTGTTCTTGGCCTTTGGTGCACAGCGGCAGGGGAGCGCGGTCCGAGCCTCAAGTGGCGGGCTTGCACTGACCTCTTCCGGGTTCTTGCGCCTGCTACGTAATCCGCGCTGGGTATTGGGTTTATTGCTGCTTGGGGTGGGAATGGCGCTGAATATCGTCGCTTTGGCAACGGCGTCTTTGACGGTGGTTCAACCTATCGGGGCCATCGCTCTGGTCATCACGACGGTGGTCAACTCCCGGGAGCTGGGGTTACGGCTGAATCGGATCACGGTCGTGGCGATCACTGCCTGCGTGGCTGGCAGTGCGACGTTCGTGGTCCTCGCTGTGAATGTGACGCGGAGCAATGCGAGCGTGAGTGGTTCCGAGGAAGTCACCACGGTGCTTCTTGTTGGCTGCGCTGTTGCGCTCTTCGGTACTCTTGCCCTGTCGTTTAGGTTCCGTCTGGGTGCCTTCGGCTACATCTTCGGCGCTGGCGTGTTGTTTGGATTCGTCGCGGTGTTGACGAAGATCATTGCGACGCATCTGCTTGACCCCAATGGCAGGTTCCTCCTGAACGTCCCCATCTATTCGGTCTTCGCCATTGCGGCAGCTGCGGCACTGGGGTCGTGGTTCGTGCAGAGCGCCTATTCTTCGGGACCTCCGGATCTGGTGATAGCCGGTCTGACAGTCATCGATCCGATCGTGGGAATCGCCGTCGGAATGGCGGTTCTGGGAGAACTTCAGCCGGAGGTACAGCCCGTGACGGCGGTGGCCATGGGGGCCGCTGCTATCGTTGCTATTGTTGGAGTCATCGCGTTATCCAGACATCATCCTGATGTTCTGCAGCGACGGAATGAACGACGGCGGCAGTAG
- a CDS encoding glycosyltransferase — protein MTEPAGRKPLTILIAADTYYPNINGAAQFGYRLARGMSARGHDVHVVAPRGGAGGPFTEPREEGTVHRLRSRGVFTHEYFRICLPWEIKAHIRMLFDRVQPDVVHVQSHYMIGEQVLYEAVRRGIRVVATNHFMPENMNPFLPFPQWFKDIIARNSWRDMGKVMSRADVVTTPTPLAAKAMHEHAFLTKVLPLSNGIDASVYELLPGEVVQPPPRPIVLFAGRLAEEKNINVLIDALARVAPDLDVCLEVVGGGEVRSSLEAQVVRLDLGDRVTFLGLVDDDELRRAYLRASLFVMPGTAELQSLVTLEAMSASTPVVLADAMALPHLVDGGVNGFLFTPNDSADLAEKMTRILSLPEDQLHAMGRASRRMVDRHSHEKTLKTFEALYYGESRSSETV, from the coding sequence GTGACGGAACCGGCCGGACGCAAACCTCTGACCATTCTCATTGCTGCTGATACCTATTATCCCAATATCAATGGTGCTGCCCAGTTCGGCTATCGCCTGGCCCGCGGCATGAGCGCACGCGGCCACGATGTTCATGTGGTGGCTCCCCGAGGAGGCGCTGGTGGTCCCTTCACGGAGCCTCGGGAGGAAGGTACGGTTCATCGGCTTCGATCCCGAGGAGTCTTTACGCACGAGTACTTCCGCATCTGTCTGCCGTGGGAAATCAAGGCTCACATTCGGATGCTGTTTGATCGCGTGCAACCGGACGTCGTTCATGTCCAGAGCCATTATATGATTGGTGAGCAAGTGCTGTACGAGGCGGTGCGTCGTGGTATCCGTGTTGTGGCAACGAACCATTTCATGCCTGAGAATATGAATCCGTTCCTGCCCTTCCCCCAGTGGTTCAAGGACATTATCGCGCGGAATTCTTGGCGTGACATGGGCAAGGTGATGAGTCGAGCCGATGTTGTCACCACGCCCACACCCCTGGCCGCAAAAGCCATGCACGAGCACGCATTCCTGACAAAGGTTCTCCCGCTCTCCAACGGCATTGATGCCAGCGTCTATGAGCTGCTGCCCGGTGAGGTTGTTCAGCCTCCTCCCCGGCCGATAGTGCTGTTTGCGGGAAGGTTGGCGGAGGAGAAAAACATCAATGTGCTGATTGATGCGTTGGCCCGGGTTGCTCCCGATCTTGATGTTTGTCTGGAAGTGGTTGGCGGTGGTGAGGTTCGTTCCAGCCTCGAAGCCCAGGTGGTTAGGCTTGATCTCGGTGACCGAGTGACATTCCTTGGTCTGGTGGACGATGACGAACTCCGAAGGGCTTATCTTCGGGCATCGTTGTTCGTCATGCCGGGAACAGCGGAACTACAGTCGCTGGTCACTCTGGAAGCCATGTCGGCCTCGACTCCGGTTGTTCTCGCTGACGCGATGGCGCTGCCGCACCTGGTTGATGGCGGGGTCAATGGCTTCCTTTTCACACCGAATGACAGTGCTGATCTCGCGGAAAAGATGACGCGCATCCTTTCCCTTCCGGAAGATCAGCTCCACGCCATGGGTCGGGCCAGCCGGCGCATGGTGGACCGGCACAGTCACGAAAAGACACTCAAGACGTTCGAGGCTCTCTATTACGGGGAGTCGCGGTCGTCGGAAACGGTATAG
- a CDS encoding CDP-alcohol phosphatidyltransferase family protein: MRVFGAGQRPGVEPRLLTVFWTVPNLITVVRFLLVPVFVWLVDQEHYGRAVIALVILGATDWVDGYVARFLNQVSVVGRWLDPVADRLALIVVAATFVVQGIAPNWLVYIIVIPDVILVSYGLLLFHGSPDLPVSKIGKVRTALLLLGTPLLLLHRVPGFDNDALLTAATVILALGCAGHLLAFVDYLRKVTLKHRQLKLMSPPEETSA; encoded by the coding sequence ATGAGAGTGTTTGGCGCCGGGCAACGACCAGGCGTTGAGCCAAGATTGCTCACGGTGTTCTGGACCGTTCCCAACCTGATCACGGTGGTGCGATTCCTGCTTGTTCCGGTATTCGTCTGGTTGGTGGATCAGGAACATTATGGTCGGGCCGTCATCGCGCTTGTAATCTTGGGCGCGACGGACTGGGTAGACGGGTATGTCGCCCGGTTCCTGAACCAGGTGTCGGTGGTTGGGCGGTGGTTAGACCCCGTGGCCGACAGGCTCGCCCTGATCGTGGTTGCGGCGACGTTTGTCGTTCAGGGGATTGCACCCAACTGGCTTGTATACATCATCGTCATTCCGGACGTGATTCTGGTTTCGTACGGGTTACTCCTGTTCCATGGAAGTCCGGACCTTCCCGTGAGCAAAATTGGGAAGGTTCGTACGGCTCTGTTGCTACTGGGCACTCCGTTGCTGCTGTTGCATCGGGTACCTGGCTTCGATAACGACGCGCTGTTGACTGCGGCAACCGTGATTCTTGCTCTGGGTTGCGCGGGCCACCTCTTGGCGTTTGTTGACTACCTGCGCAAGGTGACGCTAAAGCATCGTCAACTGAAGTTGATGTCGCCTCCTGAGGAAACGTCCGCTTGA
- a CDS encoding acyl-CoA dehydrogenase family protein, with protein sequence MAKPVIDPDNLPYGDGDFYAFEELLSEAERNRLHEIRAWLKAEVKPIAAEAWNQGVFPRSIIPKLAEIDIMSPVHRQGHSSLFAGLVHAEFTRADTSIATFMGVHDGLFTGSIEALASQEQKAAWLPDIYSLKKIGAFGLTEPLGGSDVAGGTRTTAQRDGDNWILNGEKRWIGNATFSDWVVIYARDLADNQVKGFLVDTTLEGYSATKIENKISLRSVENADIVLDNVIVSDDFHLKGANSFKDTNKVLKVTRLAVAWQAVGQQMAAFDVARRYAVERQQFGRPLASFQLIQDKLVQILGNTVSSMGMMVRLAQLEDAGAAKDEQSALAKAFTTARMRESVAHGRAILGGNGIVVDYEMAKIFADAEAIYSYEGTHEINTLVTGRAITGIAAFV encoded by the coding sequence ATGGCCAAACCTGTTATCGATCCCGACAACCTGCCGTATGGCGACGGCGACTTCTACGCTTTCGAGGAGCTTCTGTCTGAGGCCGAGCGTAACCGCCTCCATGAAATCCGGGCGTGGTTGAAGGCCGAGGTCAAGCCGATTGCAGCCGAGGCATGGAACCAGGGAGTCTTCCCCCGTTCCATCATTCCTAAACTCGCTGAGATCGACATCATGAGCCCGGTTCATAGGCAGGGCCACTCAAGCTTGTTCGCGGGCCTGGTGCATGCGGAGTTCACCAGGGCTGATACGTCCATCGCTACGTTCATGGGTGTCCATGACGGCCTGTTCACAGGATCCATCGAGGCGCTGGCTTCACAAGAGCAGAAGGCGGCCTGGTTGCCTGATATCTACTCGCTCAAGAAGATCGGCGCATTTGGCCTCACGGAACCGCTCGGCGGATCGGATGTTGCAGGCGGCACCCGGACGACGGCTCAGCGCGATGGAGACAACTGGATCCTGAACGGGGAAAAGCGATGGATCGGAAACGCCACCTTCTCTGACTGGGTGGTTATTTACGCACGGGATCTCGCGGATAACCAGGTCAAGGGTTTCCTTGTAGATACCACTCTCGAAGGCTACTCAGCTACGAAGATCGAGAACAAGATTTCCCTTCGGTCCGTGGAGAACGCGGACATAGTTCTCGACAATGTAATCGTCAGCGACGATTTCCATCTCAAGGGAGCCAATAGTTTCAAGGACACCAATAAGGTGCTGAAGGTTACCCGCCTGGCGGTGGCTTGGCAGGCCGTGGGCCAGCAGATGGCGGCGTTCGACGTCGCACGTCGTTACGCCGTTGAACGTCAGCAGTTCGGTCGGCCGCTGGCTTCCTTCCAGCTCATCCAGGACAAGCTTGTTCAGATCCTCGGTAATACTGTCAGCTCCATGGGCATGATGGTCCGGCTTGCTCAGCTTGAAGATGCCGGGGCAGCCAAGGATGAGCAGTCTGCCTTGGCCAAGGCCTTCACCACCGCGAGGATGCGCGAAAGTGTCGCGCATGGGCGTGCGATTCTCGGTGGGAACGGTATTGTCGTTGACTACGAAATGGCAAAGATCTTCGCTGACGCTGAGGCCATCTACTCCTATGAAGGCACCCACGAAATCAATACTCTGGTGACCGGCCGCGCTATTACCGGCATCGCTGCCTTCGTGTAG
- a CDS encoding phage holin family protein — translation MSTSTRTRGNRETKRTSLLGLFKVMIRLTPRQVTDEVSLAMTQMKQKGIQAGVAVAFFVVALVFLGFLAVALIVSAIAGLSNVMDTWLAALAVGGLFLIILVISALIGLSKLKKALPLMPEDAIRGVRHDIGVLKDGKSFDESTLDREKPEKDKKKDKKKDKDGKPSSPAPSFGELKSRTRERREHIAAVRDGLGRELDPKARKAELKRSAESSVGNLKAHFTASGSGAHRSASEEGSSLRWKPLMVLAISVGAMVVMARKLLQK, via the coding sequence ATGAGCACCTCGACTAGAACACGCGGTAACCGAGAGACCAAACGGACGTCACTATTGGGACTGTTCAAGGTCATGATCAGGCTGACACCACGTCAAGTCACTGATGAAGTTTCATTGGCGATGACGCAGATGAAGCAAAAGGGCATCCAGGCAGGTGTTGCCGTTGCCTTCTTTGTAGTTGCGTTGGTTTTCCTGGGATTTCTTGCCGTGGCCTTGATAGTCTCGGCCATCGCCGGGCTGTCCAACGTCATGGACACGTGGCTGGCCGCGCTTGCCGTCGGCGGTCTCTTTCTCATCATCCTGGTGATCTCGGCGCTGATTGGATTGTCCAAACTCAAGAAGGCGCTTCCATTGATGCCCGAAGACGCCATTCGCGGCGTGCGCCACGACATCGGCGTTTTGAAGGACGGCAAGAGCTTTGATGAGTCCACGCTTGACCGCGAAAAGCCAGAGAAGGATAAGAAGAAAGACAAAAAGAAGGATAAAGACGGCAAGCCCTCTTCGCCTGCTCCATCCTTTGGTGAGTTGAAGTCGCGCACCCGTGAGCGGCGTGAACATATTGCCGCCGTACGGGATGGGCTTGGCCGAGAGCTGGACCCCAAAGCCCGCAAAGCTGAGTTGAAGCGTAGCGCGGAGTCATCCGTTGGTAACCTCAAAGCCCATTTCACGGCATCGGGAAGTGGCGCCCATCGGTCGGCGTCGGAAGAGGGTTCATCTCTTCGTTGGAAGCCGCTTATGGTACTGGCTATCTCTGTTGGTGCCATGGTGGTCATGGCTCGGAAGCTGCTTCAGAAGTGA
- the rpsB gene encoding 30S ribosomal protein S2 produces the protein MPVVTMRQLLDSGVHFGHQTRRWNPKMKRFIFTERNGIYIIDLQQSLSYIDRAYEFVKATVAHGGTILFVGTKKQAQETIAEQATRVGQPYVNQRWLGGMLTNFQTVAKRIQRLKELEEIDFDDVAGSGHTKKELLLFKREMTKLETNLGGIRNLTKAPSAIWIVDTQKEHLAVDEAKKLNIPVVAILDSNCDPDDVDFPIPGNDDAIRSVNLLTRVVADAVAEGLVARHNRSGSDSSAAAEPMAEWERELLGDAGTETTEAPAEAATSEAPAKAEVTEAPAEADVTEAPVDSETAEEAK, from the coding sequence ATGCCAGTCGTTACCATGCGTCAGCTGCTCGACAGCGGCGTACATTTCGGTCACCAGACCCGTCGTTGGAACCCGAAGATGAAGCGTTTCATCTTCACGGAACGCAACGGTATCTACATCATTGACCTGCAGCAGTCGCTGTCCTACATCGACCGCGCCTACGAGTTTGTGAAGGCCACTGTTGCACACGGTGGAACAATCCTGTTCGTCGGCACCAAGAAGCAGGCTCAGGAGACCATCGCCGAGCAGGCTACACGAGTTGGCCAGCCCTACGTGAACCAGCGCTGGCTCGGTGGAATGCTCACCAACTTCCAGACTGTCGCCAAGCGGATCCAGCGTTTGAAGGAACTCGAGGAAATCGATTTCGACGACGTCGCCGGCTCCGGTCACACCAAGAAAGAACTTCTTCTTTTCAAACGTGAAATGACCAAGCTTGAGACCAACCTCGGCGGTATCCGCAACCTGACCAAGGCTCCGTCCGCAATCTGGATCGTTGACACCCAGAAGGAGCACCTGGCCGTGGACGAGGCCAAGAAGCTCAACATCCCTGTTGTCGCCATCTTGGACAGCAACTGTGACCCGGACGACGTCGACTTCCCGATCCCGGGCAACGACGACGCCATCCGCTCCGTCAACCTGCTCACTCGCGTTGTCGCAGATGCTGTTGCAGAAGGCCTCGTAGCCCGTCACAACCGTTCCGGTTCTGATTCTTCCGCGGCTGCCGAGCCGATGGCAGAGTGGGAACGCGAGCTTCTCGGGGACGCCGGGACCGAAACCACGGAAGCGCCCGCTGAGGCTGCTACTTCTGAAGCTCCGGCCAAGGCAGAAGTGACCGAAGCTCCGGCCGAGGCAGACGTTACTGAAGCCCCGGTGGATTCGGAAACGGCAGAAGAAGCAAAGTAA
- a CDS encoding FAD-dependent oxidoreductase: protein MEVLVIGAGLAGLRAAGLAAKQGHDVTVLEASTRVGGRVDTEMIDGFRCDRGFQLLNPGYPDAQRALNLGVLDLHAWGRGVAVRRDGGVNVLADPSRHPLLGRGLLGGTLELSDLSAVVRWYRLAGDKSRTLRETIEDAGFSSPLRKVIERFFSGVVGETELSVSAPFARRLGWYFVKGTPSLPSQGMSAIAHQLAEPVVDQIHFGQTVDSLTSADGKVVVSCASGDRLAADRVVLAAGPRASARLTGQVEPAMHSLTTWWFATSRRPSDSPFLHVDVRDGSRLVHASVVSNVCPSYAPAGSHLVQATAVGEHGVDDAMALAQTADILAVHNPDWRLLVRHDISDALPAIRPGHQPLVSTMPGVIMAGDSREASIQGALASGTAAGEALAGLVP from the coding sequence ATGGAAGTACTCGTCATCGGTGCGGGGCTGGCAGGGCTGCGCGCAGCCGGGTTGGCCGCCAAGCAGGGGCACGACGTCACGGTCCTAGAGGCATCCACACGGGTCGGGGGACGCGTGGACACCGAGATGATTGACGGGTTCCGCTGCGATCGTGGTTTTCAACTCCTGAACCCCGGCTACCCTGATGCCCAGCGGGCTCTGAACCTCGGTGTCTTGGACCTGCATGCATGGGGGCGCGGCGTCGCAGTGCGACGCGACGGCGGCGTCAATGTGCTGGCCGATCCCTCCCGGCACCCTCTGCTGGGCCGGGGACTATTGGGTGGCACTTTAGAATTGAGCGATCTTAGCGCCGTCGTGCGTTGGTATCGTCTCGCCGGCGACAAATCACGAACGCTGCGCGAGACCATCGAAGATGCTGGTTTTTCGAGTCCTTTGCGCAAGGTCATTGAGCGTTTCTTCTCCGGGGTGGTGGGGGAAACGGAGCTGTCTGTCTCTGCACCTTTCGCCCGGCGGCTTGGCTGGTACTTCGTGAAGGGAACCCCATCGCTGCCGTCGCAAGGGATGTCGGCCATTGCGCATCAGTTGGCGGAACCCGTGGTGGATCAGATCCATTTTGGTCAGACGGTAGATTCACTGACGAGCGCGGATGGAAAGGTGGTCGTGTCCTGTGCTTCGGGGGATCGGCTAGCTGCCGATCGGGTGGTGCTCGCTGCTGGTCCTCGGGCCAGTGCCCGGCTGACTGGGCAAGTTGAGCCCGCCATGCACTCCCTGACAACGTGGTGGTTCGCCACGTCACGGCGTCCCAGCGATTCGCCTTTTCTGCATGTGGACGTGCGCGATGGTTCCCGGCTCGTCCACGCGTCGGTGGTCTCCAACGTCTGCCCGTCCTATGCCCCGGCTGGCAGTCACCTGGTGCAAGCCACGGCCGTTGGTGAACACGGCGTGGATGACGCTATGGCCCTGGCCCAGACAGCAGACATCCTGGCGGTGCACAATCCTGACTGGCGGCTATTGGTTCGTCATGACATCTCTGACGCGCTACCAGCCATCAGGCCCGGGCACCAACCCCTGGTCAGCACGATGCCTGGTGTCATTATGGCTGGGGACAGCAGGGAGGCTTCCATACAAGGGGCGCTGGCCAGCGGCACCGCAGCAGGGGAAGCGCTCGCTGGGCTGGTCCCATAA
- a CDS encoding SDR family NAD(P)-dependent oxidoreductase, giving the protein MDLQLRGKKAFISGSSQGIGYAIAKALAKEGVDVAINGRDAVKLSAAVESLREKVPGASVAGLVADFADPDQVAQLCAELADVDMLINNVGLFELKSFDLISDEDWWSYFEVNVLSGVRLARHVIPTLLERGWGRVVFVSSESGVNIPAEMIHYGTSKAAMLAVGNGLAKLTRGTGVTVNSVIGGPTYSDGVAQTVGELAHQSAASVADMKKAIIATNQTSLLERFIEPSEIANMVAFLASPVASATNGSAVRVDGGVLTHMF; this is encoded by the coding sequence ATGGATCTGCAGCTCCGCGGCAAAAAAGCATTCATCAGCGGTTCGAGCCAGGGAATCGGTTATGCCATTGCGAAAGCGTTGGCTAAAGAGGGTGTGGATGTGGCAATCAACGGGCGTGATGCGGTGAAGTTGTCCGCGGCTGTCGAGTCGCTGCGAGAGAAAGTGCCTGGAGCATCCGTTGCTGGCTTGGTCGCCGATTTCGCTGACCCCGATCAGGTGGCCCAACTTTGTGCCGAACTTGCCGACGTCGACATGCTCATCAACAACGTTGGACTCTTCGAGCTGAAATCGTTCGATCTCATTTCTGATGAAGACTGGTGGTCGTACTTCGAAGTGAATGTGCTCAGCGGAGTACGACTCGCCAGACATGTGATCCCGACCTTATTGGAGCGGGGCTGGGGCCGAGTAGTTTTCGTGAGCAGTGAATCCGGGGTCAACATCCCAGCCGAAATGATCCACTACGGCACCTCAAAGGCGGCGATGCTAGCGGTTGGAAATGGCTTGGCGAAGCTCACCCGAGGCACCGGCGTCACCGTAAACTCGGTGATTGGAGGCCCCACGTACTCCGATGGTGTTGCCCAAACTGTTGGGGAGCTCGCTCATCAATCAGCCGCATCAGTAGCGGACATGAAAAAAGCTATCATCGCTACGAATCAAACCTCGCTACTTGAACGATTCATCGAGCCAAGCGAAATCGCGAACATGGTGGCGTTCTTGGCAAGCCCGGTAGCGTCCGCGACAAATGGATCAGCGGTGCGCGTTGACGGCGGAGTCCTGACACATATGTTCTAG